In Paenibacillus sp. BIC5C1, a genomic segment contains:
- a CDS encoding ATP-grasp domain-containing protein, giving the protein MTTRFTKNGHQTSESLNVLLTGGRAPVTLELARMFHHAGHRVYVAESVVRHLCRLSSAVEQCFMVPSPRHETENYLLEMESLVQTWKIDLLIPMCEEVFYIAQGAERLRNHCRVLVSPIEQLHELHHKYHFIQLANSLGLSVPDTRLINSRQEWMKAQAVLEIEGEWVWKPVYSRFAARVRMPVSSTANLDEGAPEPDQKIYAGKMKQHRLQNDPPGDTEISSASPWVAQAYVAGQMLCTYSVAYEGTIVAHTTYDSRYRTGSVGASVFFEHVEHEEIYEWVRQFVHATGFSGQIGFDFIETEDGQVYAIECNPRATSGIHLFHPGDGLVRALIAPDELVEAAKVIIPKQGSKAMLMLPMLGSGLQQLLGKGSLRTWMTAWRGTRDVVYMRHDVKPLFEQFAIVLSAWRLARKHKFSLTEALTHDIEWNGEQR; this is encoded by the coding sequence TTGACTACTAGATTCACGAAGAATGGACATCAAACATCAGAATCCTTAAATGTGTTACTCACAGGCGGTCGGGCCCCGGTAACCCTCGAGCTGGCGCGTATGTTTCATCATGCGGGTCACCGGGTTTACGTCGCGGAGAGCGTGGTGCGTCATTTGTGCAGATTGTCCAGTGCGGTGGAGCAGTGCTTCATGGTTCCCTCTCCACGTCATGAAACAGAGAATTACTTGTTAGAGATGGAGAGTCTGGTTCAAACCTGGAAGATCGACTTGTTGATTCCAATGTGTGAAGAAGTTTTTTATATCGCTCAAGGAGCAGAGCGGCTGCGTAATCACTGCCGTGTACTTGTTTCGCCTATAGAGCAGCTGCATGAATTGCATCATAAATATCATTTTATCCAGCTTGCAAATTCGCTTGGTCTTTCGGTTCCGGATACCCGTCTGATCAACAGTCGGCAGGAATGGATGAAAGCGCAAGCTGTTCTAGAAATAGAGGGGGAATGGGTATGGAAGCCCGTGTACTCCCGCTTTGCTGCCAGAGTTCGTATGCCGGTATCCTCTACAGCAAATTTGGATGAAGGCGCACCTGAACCTGATCAGAAGATATACGCAGGTAAAATGAAGCAGCACCGTTTACAGAATGATCCTCCTGGTGACACGGAAATATCCTCAGCTTCCCCTTGGGTTGCACAGGCTTATGTTGCCGGGCAAATGTTATGTACATACAGCGTAGCTTATGAAGGGACAATCGTTGCACATACGACCTACGACAGTCGCTATCGAACGGGCAGCGTAGGAGCGAGTGTTTTTTTTGAACATGTGGAGCATGAAGAGATTTACGAGTGGGTAAGGCAATTTGTACACGCGACAGGGTTTAGCGGGCAGATTGGGTTTGATTTTATCGAAACAGAGGACGGACAAGTGTATGCCATTGAGTGTAATCCGAGGGCGACCAGTGGCATCCATTTGTTTCACCCTGGTGATGGCTTGGTACGTGCTTTAATTGCACCTGATGAACTGGTGGAAGCGGCAAAAGTGATCATCCCCAAGCAAGGAAGTAAAGCGATGTTGATGCTTCCGATGCTGGGAAGTGGATTGCAGCAGCTCTTGGGGAAGGGCAGCCTGCGGACATGGATGACAGCCTGGCGAGGAACGAGGGATGTGGTGTATATGAGACACGATGTAAAACCTTTGTTTGAGCAATTTGCGATTGTACTCTCCGCCTGGCGGCTGGCAAGGAAACATAAGTTTTCGCTGACTGAAGCTTTGACTCACGACATAGAATGGAACGGTGAACAACGATGA
- a CDS encoding NAD(P)-dependent oxidoreductase, with protein sequence MNRALVTGATGCLGRHLAIRLAEQGWEVTGMGRQPKHGAQLEAEGIRFYNGDIRDQAAVNEVCSGQDVVFHCAALSSPWGKYRDFYSSNVEGTQHLVDRSMKGGVQRFIHVSTPSIYFNYSPRYDIHENDPLPSKPANHYAATKRLAEQVVLQAHAKGLPSIMIRPRAIFGPYDQTLFPRIVAANAKSGVPMIGGGQALIDLTCVDNVVDALLLCRDAKTEVLGRAYNISNGDPRPFQDLVSMLFGKLEMPLRRRNIPYGAAYGAAAVLERVHRLIPALGEPQLTRYTVGSLSIPQTLDITDAREKLGYVPRLSIDEGLQQFADWWRAESC encoded by the coding sequence ATGAATAGAGCTTTGGTTACAGGAGCAACCGGATGTCTGGGCAGACATCTGGCGATACGGCTTGCGGAGCAAGGCTGGGAAGTTACGGGTATGGGACGCCAGCCAAAGCACGGGGCACAGCTTGAGGCAGAAGGCATTCGATTTTATAACGGAGATATACGGGATCAGGCTGCGGTGAATGAGGTCTGTTCGGGTCAGGATGTTGTGTTTCACTGTGCAGCGTTATCGTCGCCATGGGGCAAATATCGGGATTTTTACAGCAGCAATGTGGAGGGGACACAGCATTTGGTGGACCGTAGTATGAAAGGTGGCGTACAGCGCTTCATTCACGTATCAACCCCGAGCATATATTTTAACTACAGTCCGCGATATGACATACATGAGAACGACCCCTTGCCATCCAAACCAGCTAATCATTATGCAGCCACCAAGCGGCTCGCAGAGCAGGTGGTTTTACAGGCTCATGCCAAGGGACTTCCATCGATCATGATTCGTCCGAGAGCCATTTTTGGTCCGTATGACCAGACCCTTTTTCCCAGAATCGTAGCAGCAAATGCCAAATCGGGTGTACCTATGATCGGAGGCGGACAGGCACTCATTGACCTGACTTGTGTGGATAACGTGGTGGATGCGCTGTTGTTATGCAGGGATGCCAAGACAGAAGTGCTGGGTCGTGCCTACAATATTTCCAATGGAGATCCGAGACCGTTTCAGGATTTGGTGAGCATGTTGTTTGGAAAGCTGGAGATGCCTTTACGCCGTCGAAATATTCCCTACGGAGCAGCATACGGAGCAGCCGCAGTGCTGGAACGTGTACATCGCTTGATTCCTGCGTTAGGTGAACCTCAATTGACGCGGTATACGGTTGGTTCGTTATCTATCCCGCAGACGCTGGATATTACGGATGCCCGTGAGAAGCTGGGGTATGTGCCTCGATTGTCCATTGATGAGGGGTTACAACAATTTGCAGACTGGTGGAGGGCTGAATCATGCTGA
- a CDS encoding MBL fold metallo-hydrolase, which yields MLTTTSVKLHLGAAGYCTHPEFLTLRGGSVRSVAFPAGFACIIHPIHGPILLDTGYSSRFFKETAHLPNALYRHITPVVYREEDSAVHFLASIGLKASDIRYIILSHFHGDHIAGVRDFPQAQLIYLPRAYDAVRSLGPIAAVKAGFLSGLLPEDFDARSMPVTKQPERWVRAGEDFPFPEVYDIFGDGSLLGVDVSGHAEGMMGILLSTELHDYFLCADAVWSSRAFQEQRRPHVLAGIIMSDRQAYRRNFDRLVQLHQQFPAIRIVPSHCREALNAWGTEGEDI from the coding sequence ATGCTGACAACAACTTCTGTAAAACTTCATCTGGGCGCAGCGGGTTACTGCACACATCCGGAGTTTCTGACGCTGCGTGGTGGAAGTGTGCGTTCGGTGGCCTTTCCAGCCGGCTTTGCGTGTATCATTCATCCTATACATGGTCCGATTCTGCTGGACACGGGATATAGCTCCCGTTTTTTCAAGGAAACCGCTCACTTGCCAAACGCGCTGTATCGTCATATTACACCTGTGGTATATCGTGAAGAAGACAGTGCGGTACATTTTCTGGCTAGTATAGGGCTGAAAGCTTCGGATATTCGGTACATCATCCTCTCACACTTTCATGGGGATCATATTGCAGGTGTGCGGGATTTTCCACAGGCGCAATTGATCTATCTGCCAAGAGCCTATGACGCTGTGCGTTCGCTTGGACCCATTGCGGCTGTAAAGGCAGGATTTCTGTCCGGGCTGCTGCCAGAGGACTTTGATGCGCGATCAATGCCTGTTACGAAGCAGCCGGAGCGATGGGTGAGAGCGGGTGAAGATTTTCCTTTTCCCGAGGTATACGATATTTTCGGTGATGGCAGTCTGCTGGGTGTTGACGTATCGGGTCATGCGGAAGGCATGATGGGAATTTTGCTCAGTACGGAGTTGCATGACTATTTTCTGTGTGCAGACGCAGTGTGGTCGAGTCGTGCTTTTCAGGAACAACGCAGACCTCATGTACTCGCTGGAATCATTATGTCGGATCGTCAGGCGTATCGAAGAAACTTTGACAGACTGGTTCAGTTGCATCAGCAGTTTCCGGCGATACGGATTGTGCCCAGTCATTGCCGTGAAGCGCTGAATGCTTGGGGTACAGAGGGTGAGGACATATGA
- a CDS encoding F390 synthetase-related protein yields the protein MSNTLRIVYHYALARGLRKWKTRAQLERWQERQIIRQVERVRKKSPFYQEWWGDVDASNWRSFPLIDKTIMMQHFDRLNTVGISKVEAMALAGESEETRDFKPSVQGVTVGLSSGTSGNRGLFLVSDQEQDAWTGTVLAKLLPGGLWKPAKIAFFLRANSNLYESVQRGKLQFQYFDLLEHVDTLVKRMETYRPTVWVAPPSMLRMLADAYTSGILTTVPDKIISVAEVLDPLDRKVLESVFEQTIHQVYQCTEGFLGATCRFGTLHLNEDVVHIEKEFIDPATRRFVPVITDFSRTSQPIIRYRLNDILTEAAVPCACGSLFTAIERIEGRCDDMLYFPHRQTGEAITVFPDFVTRAVIAASPSIEHYRVVQRGNGVLEVSLRFGGGEGMQLVEVGVQRELMKLGERLKCTVPEIRFVPYTFEPGITKLRRVERQHT from the coding sequence ATGAGCAACACACTGCGTATTGTCTATCATTATGCACTTGCACGGGGATTGAGAAAATGGAAAACACGAGCGCAGCTTGAACGCTGGCAGGAACGCCAGATCATTCGGCAAGTGGAGCGGGTTCGTAAAAAGTCGCCTTTTTACCAGGAGTGGTGGGGTGATGTTGATGCATCCAACTGGAGAAGCTTTCCGCTAATTGACAAAACGATCATGATGCAGCATTTCGATCGGCTCAACACGGTGGGCATTTCCAAGGTCGAAGCGATGGCTCTCGCCGGGGAAAGCGAGGAAACGCGTGATTTCAAGCCATCCGTTCAGGGCGTGACGGTAGGCTTGTCCTCAGGCACATCAGGTAACCGGGGGCTGTTTCTGGTGAGTGATCAGGAGCAGGATGCGTGGACAGGGACGGTGCTGGCGAAGCTCCTGCCTGGCGGACTGTGGAAACCTGCCAAGATCGCCTTTTTCCTGCGGGCCAACAGTAATCTGTATGAATCGGTGCAGCGGGGTAAGTTGCAATTTCAATATTTTGATCTGCTGGAGCATGTCGATACCTTGGTTAAGCGTATGGAAACATACCGGCCCACTGTATGGGTAGCGCCGCCCTCCATGCTGAGAATGCTGGCTGACGCTTATACCTCAGGCATATTGACCACTGTACCGGACAAAATTATTTCGGTTGCTGAAGTGCTGGACCCGCTGGATCGCAAGGTGCTGGAGAGTGTTTTTGAACAAACGATTCATCAGGTGTACCAGTGTACGGAAGGATTCCTTGGCGCAACCTGTCGCTTCGGTACGTTGCATTTAAATGAAGATGTCGTTCATATTGAAAAAGAGTTCATTGATCCCGCGACCCGGAGGTTCGTGCCTGTGATCACGGACTTCTCCAGAACCTCACAGCCGATTATCCGGTATCGGCTGAACGACATTTTGACCGAGGCAGCGGTTCCTTGTGCCTGTGGGTCTCTGTTCACTGCCATAGAGCGGATCGAAGGCCGCTGCGATGACATGCTTTATTTTCCACATCGACAAACGGGCGAAGCCATAACTGTGTTCCCTGATTTTGTTACACGTGCGGTGATTGCAGCCTCTCCGTCTATTGAGCATTATCGGGTCGTACAGCGAGGTAACGGGGTGTTGGAAGTATCACTTCGGTTTGGAGGAGGGGAAGGGATGCAGCTGGTGGAAGTTGGTGTGCAACGTGAGCTGATGAAGCTGGGAGAACGGCTGAAATGCACCGTACCCGAGATTCGATTTGTTCCTTATACGTTTGAACCGGGAATAACGAAGCTGCGCCGAGTGGAGAGACAACACACTTGA
- a CDS encoding SDR family oxidoreductase, with translation MTEQKIQTVDDPIQGETGSTVGKSKEFDSNVPIALITGTSSGFGMLTAITLAKQGYHVVATMRDLSRNAELARLAEQAGISDRLQYIRLDVTDADLVQEAVQTVLQNNGRIDMLVNNAGFALGGFIEEVSMDDWRRQMETNLFGLIAVTRAVLPVMREQKQGLIINLSSVSGLSGFPGYAPYAASKFAVEGFTESLRHEMSSFGVRIVLVEPGAYRTPIWSKGLGEIHRSEHSPYKDKLDAVLRYSQHAGETAPNPQEVADLIARIARMRAPRLRYALGKGSRLLIIGKLLLPWKWLEWIISHALK, from the coding sequence ATGACAGAACAGAAGATACAGACAGTGGACGATCCTATACAGGGCGAAACAGGTTCAACCGTGGGGAAATCGAAAGAGTTCGACTCAAACGTCCCTATTGCGTTAATTACGGGTACCTCGAGTGGATTCGGCATGCTTACGGCGATTACGCTGGCTAAACAAGGATATCATGTTGTAGCAACGATGCGAGATTTGAGTCGGAATGCAGAATTGGCAAGGTTGGCGGAGCAGGCGGGCATTTCGGATCGGTTACAGTATATTCGCCTGGATGTAACGGATGCTGATTTAGTGCAGGAAGCTGTTCAGACGGTACTTCAAAACAATGGACGAATCGATATGCTGGTGAACAATGCAGGATTTGCGCTTGGCGGATTTATTGAGGAAGTATCCATGGATGATTGGCGTAGGCAAATGGAAACGAATCTGTTTGGTTTGATTGCCGTTACGCGTGCTGTCCTGCCTGTCATGCGTGAGCAAAAGCAGGGATTGATCATCAACTTGTCCAGCGTCAGCGGATTGTCTGGTTTTCCGGGTTATGCGCCATATGCTGCATCCAAATTCGCCGTGGAAGGTTTCACGGAAAGTTTGCGTCATGAAATGTCTTCATTCGGCGTCCGGATTGTGCTGGTGGAGCCGGGTGCTTATCGCACACCCATCTGGAGTAAAGGTTTGGGTGAAATTCACAGGAGCGAACATTCTCCCTATAAAGATAAGCTGGATGCGGTTCTTCGTTATTCCCAGCATGCTGGAGAGACTGCACCAAACCCGCAGGAAGTGGCAGATCTGATTGCTCGCATTGCACGGATGCGTGCACCAAGGCTCCGTTATGCGCTGGGTAAAGGCTCGCGTCTGCTTATCATCGGCAAGCTGCTGCTTCCATGGAAATGGCTGGAGTGGATTATTTCACATGCATTGAAATAG
- a CDS encoding DJ-1/PfpI family protein, protein MKIAFVLFDGLTFLDFAGFYDVINRLNFFEQTKGTTWETCAMTDQVTDESGLTLKVDRVKPNLAEYDLVFVPGGMGTRKLRFDEAFVGWLRQAENVPLKVSVCTGSLLMGAAGFLTGKKATTHPNVYELLEPYVAEVIQTRIVKDGNVITAGGVATSIDLGVYVVGLLAGQEAADNVKLQIDYPYDLQGVVEA, encoded by the coding sequence ATGAAAATCGCTTTTGTTTTGTTTGATGGTTTGACTTTCCTTGATTTTGCAGGATTTTATGATGTGATCAATCGGTTGAATTTCTTTGAACAAACCAAAGGCACGACGTGGGAAACATGTGCGATGACAGATCAGGTTACGGACGAATCAGGCCTAACGTTGAAAGTGGACCGGGTGAAGCCTAATTTGGCGGAATATGATCTCGTTTTTGTGCCTGGTGGTATGGGAACACGTAAGCTTCGATTCGATGAGGCTTTTGTGGGTTGGCTGAGACAGGCCGAGAATGTTCCACTAAAGGTATCCGTGTGCACAGGCTCTCTGCTGATGGGGGCAGCGGGGTTTTTAACAGGTAAAAAAGCAACGACGCATCCCAATGTCTATGAACTGCTTGAGCCATATGTTGCCGAGGTGATTCAAACCCGGATTGTGAAAGACGGAAATGTGATTACAGCTGGTGGGGTAGCGACGTCCATTGATCTTGGGGTCTATGTCGTAGGTTTGCTTGCAGGCCAGGAAGCTGCAGATAATGTGAAGCTCCAGATCGATTATCCTTATGACTTGCAGGGAGTGGTGGAAGCATGA
- a CDS encoding GNAT family N-acetyltransferase, whose protein sequence is MNEGRKENVFILRNIRRDEAEQYWPLRLEALKNHPEAFGASFEMSIQLPMSEVQERIHTEPDDYILGAYTEEGILTGTMGFKREHGLKLRHKGYIWGVYVSPSYRGCGLASRLLREVLDRGRELEGIEQINLSVVTTNESARRLYEQYGFETYGIERNALVVQGKGYDEAHMTYFYTDFLNESVVDVDKGGDL, encoded by the coding sequence ATGAATGAAGGTCGGAAGGAGAACGTGTTCATCCTTCGCAATATACGCAGAGATGAGGCAGAGCAGTATTGGCCTTTGCGGCTGGAAGCGCTGAAAAATCATCCGGAAGCCTTCGGGGCTTCATTTGAAATGTCGATTCAGCTTCCCATGAGTGAAGTGCAGGAACGCATACATACCGAACCCGATGATTACATTCTGGGTGCATATACAGAAGAAGGCATTCTCACAGGAACGATGGGGTTCAAAAGAGAACATGGACTAAAGCTGAGGCACAAAGGTTACATCTGGGGAGTCTATGTTTCACCGTCTTATCGTGGATGTGGACTTGCTTCCCGATTGCTCCGCGAAGTGTTGGATCGGGGCAGGGAATTGGAAGGCATAGAGCAAATCAATCTCAGTGTGGTTACCACAAACGAGTCAGCAAGGCGATTGTATGAGCAGTATGGATTTGAAACCTATGGCATTGAGCGTAATGCGCTGGTCGTTCAGGGAAAAGGCTACGATGAAGCGCATATGACTTACTTTTATACTGATTTTTTGAATGAGAGCGTTGTGGATGTTGATAAAGGTGGTGACTTATGA
- a CDS encoding serine/threonine protein kinase: protein MTDTVQLELDGISFELKEPHSFEWIARLGTVFRVFDQQDSGNLSFGVLGQDGKRKFVKYAGARTIHANSLSAPDEAIHYLKSSVSIYEDLAHDTLIHLKDHFATEHGYACVFDWVEGECLHAHWDFPPPAKYEDPRSPYYRFRQLPVKMRIQAMERILDFHIEVQRRGYVAIDFYDGSLIYDFDKQTMKICDIDLYRKGSFTNTMGRMWGSSRFMSPEEFELGAPIDGVTNVFNMGAMAFSLLGGELDRSYARWDAGEALYQVVIRAVDPERESRYASVADLGDAWKKAVLQDK, encoded by the coding sequence ATGACGGACACGGTTCAGCTTGAACTTGACGGCATTTCTTTTGAGTTAAAAGAACCTCATTCATTCGAGTGGATCGCGCGCCTGGGTACTGTATTCCGTGTGTTTGATCAGCAGGATTCCGGCAATTTGTCCTTTGGTGTTCTGGGTCAGGACGGAAAGCGGAAATTCGTGAAATATGCTGGAGCACGCACGATACATGCGAACAGTTTAAGTGCACCTGACGAAGCGATTCATTATTTGAAATCATCCGTTTCCATATACGAAGATTTGGCACATGACACATTGATTCATTTAAAAGACCATTTTGCAACGGAACATGGCTACGCTTGTGTATTCGATTGGGTGGAGGGAGAATGTCTGCATGCCCATTGGGATTTTCCACCACCAGCCAAGTATGAGGACCCTCGTTCCCCTTATTATCGATTCAGACAGCTTCCGGTAAAGATGCGCATTCAGGCGATGGAGCGTATTTTGGATTTTCACATCGAAGTGCAGCGGAGAGGGTATGTGGCTATTGATTTTTACGATGGCAGTCTGATCTATGATTTTGACAAACAAACGATGAAAATATGCGATATTGATTTGTATCGAAAGGGCTCTTTCACGAATACGATGGGACGGATGTGGGGATCATCCCGGTTTATGTCTCCTGAGGAATTTGAGTTGGGTGCGCCAATTGATGGAGTCACGAATGTGTTCAACATGGGAGCGATGGCTTTCTCGCTGCTGGGTGGAGAGTTGGATCGTTCATATGCCAGATGGGATGCGGGAGAAGCGTTGTACCAGGTGGTTATTCGAGCAGTAGACCCTGAGCGGGAGAGTCGCTATGCTTCAGTTGCTGATTTGGGAGATGCATGGAAAAAAGCCGTGCTGCAGGATAAATAA
- a CDS encoding GNAT family N-acetyltransferase has product MDPNSNLSPMDMMKIQANTLYTMDNQKRLLSINEPDGGQAPALFIGITSVGQCSYYHELLPFTLIEELGCDADLSLDIAKLIRRVETFKPVKSVWMGPAYAFPEKCGEWHPNVQLIESHRSFLLEEHFPDLIERVHEKMPVAAYVIEESAIAVCCSARISKQGAEASLYTSPNFRGQGYAAEAVKCWQYHVKESGRIPIYSTSWDNIASQTVARKLGLIQFGVDLSITTTS; this is encoded by the coding sequence ATGGATCCCAATTCAAACCTTTCACCCATGGATATGATGAAAATTCAGGCAAATACATTGTATACGATGGACAATCAGAAGCGTCTGTTAAGTATTAACGAACCGGATGGTGGTCAGGCTCCAGCCTTATTTATTGGAATAACTTCTGTTGGGCAATGTTCCTACTATCATGAGCTGTTGCCGTTCACTCTGATTGAGGAACTAGGCTGTGATGCTGATCTTTCGCTCGATATTGCGAAGTTGATTCGGAGAGTGGAGACGTTTAAGCCAGTGAAGAGTGTATGGATGGGCCCGGCTTATGCATTTCCCGAGAAGTGCGGCGAATGGCATCCAAATGTTCAGCTTATAGAGAGTCATCGTTCTTTTTTGCTGGAAGAGCATTTTCCTGATTTAATAGAGCGTGTGCATGAAAAAATGCCCGTTGCCGCTTATGTTATTGAGGAATCGGCTATCGCTGTATGTTGTTCAGCCCGTATATCCAAACAGGGTGCTGAGGCGAGTCTGTATACATCGCCTAATTTCAGAGGACAGGGTTATGCAGCAGAGGCTGTAAAGTGCTGGCAGTATCATGTTAAAGAGAGCGGGCGCATTCCAATCTATAGTACATCATGGGATAATATAGCTTCGCAGACTGTTGCCCGAAAGCTGGGACTGATCCAGTTTGGTGTGGATCTCAGTATCACGACCACATCATAA
- the murI gene encoding glutamate racemase codes for MRGSRNLKEYVIEVKPLKKKIAFFDSGIGGLTVLHKALRHFPEEAFLYYADTLHVPYGTKSADEVRGHIFNCVEAIFQENVQAIVIACNTATSLTVKDLRAKYDIPVIGMEPAVKPAVEMNRRSGKRVLVFATALTLSQTKYHELVSRVDDHHSVDSIPLPELVEWCEQLDFDPHKIAAYFRLKLADLDLDLYGTVVLGCTHYPFYTSILRTVLPDHIQIIDGSAGTVKRLKQLLGLADQKGVWTEDKVTFLSSSGRSEDQENMRIALKYLEKH; via the coding sequence ATGAGAGGTTCCAGGAACCTGAAAGAATACGTTATAGAGGTGAAACCCTTGAAGAAGAAAATTGCATTTTTTGACTCGGGAATCGGTGGTTTAACCGTCTTGCATAAGGCCTTGCGTCACTTCCCTGAAGAAGCGTTTCTGTATTATGCTGATACACTGCATGTTCCTTATGGGACCAAGTCAGCCGATGAGGTTAGAGGACATATCTTCAATTGTGTGGAGGCTATTTTTCAGGAAAATGTGCAAGCGATTGTGATTGCCTGCAACACAGCGACCAGTCTGACCGTGAAGGATTTGCGTGCCAAGTATGATATTCCCGTTATCGGAATGGAGCCTGCTGTGAAACCCGCTGTGGAAATGAATCGAAGAAGCGGCAAAAGAGTGCTTGTATTTGCTACAGCCCTGACCTTGAGCCAAACGAAATATCATGAATTGGTATCCCGAGTGGATGACCATCACAGTGTCGATTCTATTCCATTGCCTGAACTTGTGGAGTGGTGTGAGCAGTTGGACTTTGATCCACATAAGATTGCGGCGTATTTCCGCCTCAAACTGGCTGATCTTGATCTGGATTTATACGGTACAGTTGTACTTGGCTGCACGCATTATCCGTTCTACACATCCATTCTTCGTACGGTTCTGCCTGATCATATTCAGATTATTGATGGCAGTGCGGGAACGGTTAAACGCTTGAAGCAGCTTCTTGGGTTAGCAGACCAAAAGGGCGTGTGGACAGAGGATAAAGTTACTTTTCTTAGTTCATCTGGTCGTTCGGAAGACCAGGAGAATATGCGAATTGCACTTAAATATCTGGAGAAGCATTGA
- a CDS encoding histidine phosphatase family protein: MQSIYLIRHARATGQEPDAQLTDEGLRQAEELAEMLAEHPIQYIVSSPWKRALQTAAPLGKTVLQHIHTDERLQERVLSSLHLDNWMDVLERTYTDEDWTEEGGESSRFATARGLEVLDELWSRPEHSGAVITHGNLLSLLIRSHDASFGFEEWKNLSNPDVYILEKQQGVEVTHSIRRIWRS, from the coding sequence ATGCAGTCTATTTATCTCATTCGTCATGCCAGAGCAACAGGGCAAGAACCGGATGCCCAGCTTACGGATGAAGGACTACGTCAGGCGGAAGAACTCGCTGAGATGTTGGCGGAGCACCCTATACAATATATTGTGTCGAGTCCGTGGAAAAGGGCACTTCAAACCGCAGCGCCACTGGGCAAAACCGTCCTGCAACATATACATACGGATGAACGTCTTCAAGAAAGGGTGCTAAGTTCCCTTCATCTGGATAACTGGATGGATGTGCTTGAACGTACATACACGGACGAAGACTGGACGGAAGAAGGTGGTGAATCTTCTCGTTTCGCGACAGCCAGGGGCCTTGAGGTGTTGGACGAGCTGTGGAGCCGGCCTGAACATAGCGGAGCAGTGATTACACATGGTAATCTGTTATCACTGCTCATTCGTAGCCATGATGCATCCTTTGGATTCGAGGAGTGGAAAAATCTATCTAATCCTGATGTATATATCCTGGAAAAACAGCAGGGGGTTGAAGTCACACACAGCATTCGCCGTATATGGCGAAGTTAA
- a CDS encoding DUF423 domain-containing protein, which yields MQTLIILGSIMMFLAVALGAFGAHALKRRLSADMIKIYETGVQYHLVHGIGIILLGLLADRLEQPSLVLLAGWLLFAGILLFSGSLYALSVTGVRKLGAITPLGGVAFLVGWVMLLVAAL from the coding sequence ATGCAGACCTTGATTATACTTGGAAGTATCATGATGTTTCTTGCCGTTGCCCTTGGAGCATTCGGTGCACATGCGCTCAAACGCAGATTGTCTGCTGACATGATCAAAATATACGAGACTGGCGTTCAGTATCACCTTGTTCACGGAATCGGAATCATCCTGCTCGGACTTCTCGCTGATCGACTGGAGCAGCCTTCTCTTGTGTTGCTCGCTGGATGGCTGCTATTCGCCGGCATCCTCTTGTTCTCGGGTAGTCTATATGCCCTAAGCGTAACTGGCGTTCGGAAACTGGGGGCAATCACACCCCTAGGCGGAGTAGCATTTTTGGTCGGTTGGGTAATGTTATTAGTTGCCGCTTTGTAA